The Aureimonas mangrovi genome includes a region encoding these proteins:
- a CDS encoding TetR/AcrR family transcriptional regulator: MARRRTEMVEETRAKLIAAARRAFAAKGYAGASMDDLTAEAGLTRGALYHNFGDKKGLLWAVIEEIDGEMVERMAKARSEAKSLWDGLMDEVSAYVEMSLEPEIQRIVHLDGPAVLGDPSQWPTQMACLRTTQETVEALIAEGTVAPVDAEAVARLLNGAALNAALWIAASDDPPAVTARASEAVRRLASGLLARP; this comes from the coding sequence ATGGCCAGACGACGCACGGAGATGGTGGAGGAGACGCGCGCAAAGCTTATTGCGGCGGCGCGCCGCGCCTTCGCGGCGAAGGGCTATGCGGGTGCTTCGATGGACGATCTGACAGCCGAGGCCGGTCTGACGCGCGGCGCCCTCTACCACAATTTCGGAGACAAGAAGGGGCTGCTCTGGGCCGTGATCGAGGAGATCGACGGCGAGATGGTGGAACGCATGGCCAAGGCGCGCAGCGAGGCGAAGTCGCTTTGGGACGGGCTGATGGACGAGGTGTCGGCCTATGTCGAGATGTCGCTCGAACCCGAAATCCAACGGATCGTGCATCTCGACGGGCCCGCGGTCCTCGGCGACCCATCGCAATGGCCGACGCAGATGGCGTGCCTGCGCACCACGCAGGAGACGGTTGAGGCCCTGATCGCGGAAGGCACGGTCGCGCCCGTGGACGCGGAAGCCGTCGCAAGGCTCCTCAACGGCGCGGCGCTGAACGCTGCGCTCTGGATCGCCGCCTCCGACGATCCGCCGGCCGTGACCGCCCGCGCGAGCGAGGCCGTGCGACGACTGGCAAGCGGCCTTCTGGCGCGTCCCTAG
- a CDS encoding FAD-binding oxidoreductase translates to MDAIASRPLPAGFIDGLLDIVGPEGLRQGEAVGLLHPGQHAGNLSAGLVVSPASTDETARIVRLCLEHGVAIVSHGGRTGLVGGGISAGGQIVLSTQRMNRILRLDPVERVAVVEAGITLQALQDAAAAHGLEPGIDIPARGSATIGGMISTNAGGLMAFRYGVMRHQVFGMEAVMADGTVLSDLTRVVKTSAGYDIKHLMIGAEGTLGVVTAASIKLYPKPKASATALLSMPDVATLLDTIRLALTPQAGELRAAEAMWNAYIRFTAAEHDWSDPSVPLDAPLYLLLQLGGRDEGELTGALEALFEAVAERHPETTGLIASSGRQEAELWRLREDTESVFRHFPGSPAFDVSLPQSEIAAYVERVEAELKAIDPALVALIFGHLADGNIHLLLNCETAPEPARIAQIEDVLFRTLKASGGCFSAEHGIGSKRIDPLYSTGDPGKLAVMRTIKTTLDPKNLFNPGKVLRLS, encoded by the coding sequence ATGGACGCCATAGCCTCTCGCCCGTTGCCCGCCGGTTTCATCGACGGGCTGCTCGACATCGTCGGGCCGGAAGGCCTGCGCCAGGGCGAGGCGGTCGGGCTCCTGCATCCAGGCCAGCACGCGGGCAACCTCTCGGCAGGTCTCGTCGTCTCGCCAGCCTCCACGGACGAGACCGCGCGGATCGTGCGCCTCTGCCTGGAGCACGGCGTCGCGATCGTCTCGCATGGCGGGCGCACCGGGCTCGTCGGCGGTGGCATTTCGGCGGGCGGCCAGATCGTCCTGTCCACACAGCGTATGAACCGCATCCTGCGGCTCGACCCGGTCGAGCGCGTGGCGGTGGTGGAGGCGGGCATCACGCTTCAGGCTTTGCAGGACGCGGCGGCGGCGCACGGGCTGGAGCCCGGCATCGACATTCCCGCGCGCGGCTCGGCGACGATCGGCGGCATGATCTCGACCAATGCCGGTGGGCTCATGGCCTTCCGCTACGGGGTGATGCGCCATCAGGTCTTCGGCATGGAGGCGGTGATGGCGGACGGCACGGTGCTGTCGGACCTGACGCGCGTGGTGAAGACCTCGGCCGGCTACGACATCAAGCACCTCATGATCGGCGCCGAGGGCACGCTCGGCGTCGTCACGGCCGCGTCGATCAAGCTCTATCCGAAGCCCAAGGCGAGCGCGACGGCTCTCCTCTCGATGCCGGATGTCGCGACGCTTCTCGACACGATCCGCCTCGCGCTCACCCCACAGGCGGGCGAGTTGCGCGCCGCCGAGGCGATGTGGAACGCCTATATCCGTTTCACGGCAGCCGAGCATGACTGGTCGGACCCGTCGGTGCCGCTCGACGCGCCGCTCTACCTCCTCCTGCAACTCGGCGGGCGTGACGAAGGCGAGTTGACGGGCGCTCTGGAAGCCCTGTTCGAGGCCGTGGCCGAGCGCCATCCCGAGACGACCGGCCTCATCGCCAGCTCCGGTCGGCAGGAGGCCGAGTTGTGGCGGCTGCGCGAGGACACCGAGAGCGTCTTCCGCCATTTCCCGGGCTCGCCGGCCTTCGACGTGTCGCTGCCGCAGTCCGAGATCGCGGCCTATGTCGAGCGGGTCGAGGCCGAGCTGAAGGCGATCGACCCGGCGCTCGTCGCGCTGATCTTCGGGCATCTGGCGGACGGCAACATCCACCTTCTCCTCAATTGCGAGACCGCGCCGGAGCCAGCGCGCATCGCGCAGATCGAGGACGTCCTGTTCCGCACGCTGAAGGCGTCGGGCGGCTGCTTCTCGGCCGAACACGGCATCGGTTCGAAGCGCATCGATCCGCTCTACTCGACGGGTGATCCGGGCAAGCTTGCGGTGATGCGCACGATCAAGACGACGCTGGACCCGAAGAACCTCTTCAACCCCGGCAAGGTGCTTCGGCTTTCGTAG
- a CDS encoding ABC transporter permease gives MADITLAARRTAVPATTRRFPLLRGERLLLVLLVLYVGLLSALPLLRLVVEALAPGGDGAFLGVLRESWSSRAVRRAFSNTVTASVGSVAISAALGTALALCLTLARVRWRVAATFLVLSPLLIPSQIMALAWIELIGAVTPLLSSLGLAPARGPNPLYSGWGIALLMGIEHMPFVFLAVRASLAFLPQDLVEAARVAGARRGRILARIVLPLAAPAILAGSILAFAAAVGNFGVPALLGIPGRFPMLTTLIYQRLNGFGVSMMGQVAALALILMALAGAALLVRALLLRRLSVPVAAGARLNPMAEAGWANAGASALVWICVVLIAIAPMAALVTASLTPAVGVRLSAETATLVNYASAVFGSATVRRAFGNSFWLSLAAAGIATLVAVPFAYLSAMRKSTPARVLSGIADMPFVMPGTVFALAMILVFLRPLPLVGVSIYGTATILLIAYAARFLPIVLRPTGAALEAVEPALDEAGRMLGAGLWRRLTLIVAPAAAPAAVAGGLLVFMTAFNELTVSALLWSSGVETVGVMIFSLQYEGNSTGAAALSVLSILFVLVLALFVDALRPRLPAGTLPWRD, from the coding sequence GTGGCTGACATCACGCTGGCCGCGCGGCGAACTGCCGTGCCGGCGACGACGCGCCGCTTCCCGCTTCTGCGCGGGGAGCGGCTTCTTCTCGTCCTGCTCGTCCTCTATGTCGGTCTTCTCTCGGCACTGCCGCTCCTGCGCCTCGTCGTGGAGGCCCTTGCGCCCGGCGGAGACGGTGCTTTCCTCGGTGTCCTGCGCGAGAGCTGGTCGAGCCGCGCGGTGCGCCGCGCCTTCTCCAACACCGTCACTGCATCGGTCGGCTCGGTCGCGATCTCGGCCGCGCTCGGCACGGCGCTCGCCTTGTGTCTGACGCTCGCGCGAGTGCGCTGGCGCGTCGCCGCGACCTTCCTCGTCCTGTCGCCTCTCCTCATTCCCTCGCAGATCATGGCGCTCGCCTGGATCGAACTGATCGGCGCGGTGACGCCGCTCCTGTCGTCGCTGGGTCTCGCCCCCGCGCGAGGGCCCAATCCGCTCTATTCGGGCTGGGGCATCGCGCTCCTGATGGGCATAGAGCACATGCCCTTCGTCTTCCTTGCGGTTCGCGCCAGCCTCGCCTTCCTGCCGCAGGACCTCGTCGAGGCGGCGCGCGTCGCCGGCGCACGGCGCGGACGCATCCTTGCGCGCATCGTCCTGCCGCTGGCCGCGCCCGCGATCCTCGCCGGCTCGATCCTCGCCTTCGCGGCGGCGGTCGGCAATTTCGGCGTGCCCGCGCTTCTCGGCATTCCCGGCCGCTTCCCGATGCTGACGACGCTGATCTACCAGCGGCTCAATGGTTTCGGCGTCTCGATGATGGGCCAGGTCGCGGCCCTGGCGCTGATCCTGATGGCGCTCGCGGGCGCCGCCCTTCTCGTGCGCGCGCTGCTCCTGCGAAGGCTCTCCGTGCCCGTCGCGGCCGGTGCGCGGCTGAATCCGATGGCCGAGGCCGGATGGGCGAACGCCGGCGCCTCGGCACTGGTGTGGATCTGCGTCGTCCTCATCGCGATCGCGCCGATGGCGGCGCTCGTCACCGCCTCGCTGACGCCCGCCGTCGGCGTGCGGCTCTCGGCCGAGACCGCGACGCTTGTCAATTACGCATCCGCCGTCTTCGGCAGCGCGACCGTGCGGCGCGCCTTCGGAAACTCCTTCTGGCTCTCGCTGGCCGCCGCCGGGATCGCGACGCTCGTCGCCGTGCCCTTCGCCTATCTCTCGGCGATGCGGAAGAGCACGCCTGCCCGAGTCCTTTCGGGCATCGCCGACATGCCCTTCGTAATGCCGGGCACGGTCTTCGCGCTGGCGATGATCCTCGTCTTCCTGCGACCACTGCCGCTCGTCGGCGTCTCGATCTACGGCACGGCGACGATCCTCCTCATCGCCTACGCCGCGCGCTTCCTCCCGATCGTTCTGCGCCCCACGGGCGCGGCGCTGGAAGCGGTGGAGCCCGCGCTCGACGAGGCAGGGCGGATGCTCGGCGCGGGCCTGTGGCGGCGCCTCACCCTCATCGTCGCGCCGGCAGCCGCACCGGCGGCCGTGGCGGGCGGGCTCCTCGTCTTTATGACAGCGTTCAACGAGCTGACCGTCTCGGCGCTCCTGTGGTCGAGCGGCGTCGAGACGGTGGGCGTGATGATCTTCTCGCTGCAATACGAGGGCAACTCGACGGGCGCGGCGGCGCTCTCCGTCCTGTCGATCCTCTTCGTCCTCGTGCTCGCGCTCTTCGTTGACGCCCTGCGCCCGCGCCTGCCGGCGGGCACCCTGCCCTGGCGCGATTGA
- a CDS encoding ABC transporter substrate-binding protein yields the protein MRSLNPLALALFAATAVSGIAGAQEASTITVYTSQPTDQMTAVVEAFNRDHPDITVEVFRSGTTELMTKLQAEFAAGAPQADVLLIADTVAMTQLKNEDRLLAYEDAPVDGIPEALVDPDRTFFGTKLITTGIAYNTDLVQTPPTSWADLTDPEAASGTIMPSPLYSGAAVIHVGTMTQQPEFGWDYYEQLADGGAVAGQGNGTVLEAVARGEKAYGIIVEYMPLNARKAGSPIDFVFPSEGVSVVTQPVAILAGSANEEAAKAFVDWQLGEAAQQQSVEQGYFPVLDSVSPPEGYPAVADLNILPTDAEALLADDQEIKTQFSDLFGG from the coding sequence ATGCGCAGCCTCAACCCGCTTGCCCTCGCCCTTTTCGCCGCGACCGCCGTCAGTGGCATCGCAGGCGCCCAGGAAGCGAGCACGATCACCGTCTACACCTCGCAGCCGACCGACCAGATGACCGCCGTCGTGGAGGCTTTCAACCGCGACCACCCGGACATCACCGTCGAGGTGTTCCGCTCGGGCACGACCGAGTTGATGACCAAGCTCCAGGCCGAGTTCGCCGCTGGCGCGCCGCAGGCCGACGTGCTGCTCATCGCCGACACCGTCGCCATGACGCAGCTCAAGAACGAGGACCGCCTCCTCGCCTACGAGGACGCGCCGGTCGACGGCATTCCCGAGGCGCTGGTCGATCCGGACCGCACCTTCTTCGGCACCAAGCTGATCACGACGGGCATCGCCTACAACACCGATCTCGTCCAGACGCCGCCGACCTCCTGGGCGGACCTCACGGATCCCGAAGCCGCGTCCGGCACCATCATGCCGAGCCCGCTCTATTCGGGCGCGGCCGTCATCCATGTCGGCACCATGACGCAGCAGCCCGAATTCGGCTGGGATTATTACGAGCAACTGGCCGATGGCGGCGCCGTCGCCGGTCAGGGCAACGGCACGGTGCTGGAAGCGGTCGCGCGCGGCGAGAAGGCCTACGGCATCATCGTCGAGTACATGCCGCTGAACGCCAGGAAGGCCGGCTCGCCGATCGACTTCGTGTTCCCGTCCGAGGGCGTCTCGGTCGTCACGCAGCCGGTCGCGATCCTCGCGGGCTCGGCCAACGAGGAGGCCGCCAAGGCCTTCGTCGACTGGCAGCTCGGCGAGGCCGCGCAGCAGCAGTCGGTCGAGCAGGGCTACTTCCCGGTGCTCGACAGCGTCTCGCCGCCGGAAGGCTATCCTGCGGTCGCCGACCTGAACATCCTGCCGACCGATGCCGAAGCGCTTCTGGCCGACGATCAGGAGATCAAGACGCAGTTCTCCGACCTCTTCGGTGGCTGA